The DNA segment atatatatatatatatatatatatatatatatatatatatatatatatatatatattatgattaaagatgaataataaataacattgtttttcacatattaaaataaatagcaTACATTTTACAAAGaccaaaagtaattatttaaaaaaaaaatagtaaaaagaaaatgttgtatacatatgttcatatatattttcttcaaatttatataaattttattcttaaatttaacctttgatatttttaaaatttagctattttttcaactaaaataatgatctataataaaaaattacctacaaaataaataaatctatctataataaaattgtaaacatattttatatttatttttaaattataaaaataataattttattattgttattattgtaacccatgttatatttgaatggtttatttttattttcatatttaaaatataattaggaGTAAAATGGaaatattgaatataatttttgaaatattattagtaCAAATATGTGCACTATATGAATGTGTGTCCACCTTTATCTTATGATaataagaaaagttattttttattattaaatttaactaaatataaagatcatttttatgattttattataagtaGGTAGTTTTTTAGGAAGTATTACCTAATTTAAAGTCAGTTCCAAGATTAGAAGggtaaattaacaaaattaataaagataaaattaacaatgagatgtatacattaaaataactattataaaaatgaatctACTTTATAACAGAtatagattataaaaaatatataaaagttaaatgaataattttattatagataaataacttttttcttgGAGGTAGACATTGAATGTAAAAACCAGTTTCAGAATCagaaggataaaaaaaattatttatattaataaatacaccAAAATAGCAGTAAACttctataataattataaattctaaaaatatttccttttttatttttaaaatacaattaaagataaaaatacaagttaagcagataattgttatattataacATACTATTCGGTATCAATTTTGTTAGGTGATTCatgtgttttaaatattattattggtttttttttttaaatataattacagataaaatagaaacataaaatGTGTAAAAGAGAATCTTCtttgtcataaaaatatataattaaaaaagttcattttaaagaaaataaaaacatttaaaccatagaataattattaatcattcattgaaattatttaaaaatcagGATCCACCACATGCGTGAAAAACCATTTCCATAAAAACAGAAATCTATCAAGAGCTATTCAAaacatctttattttaattaggttACTGTTCATTTTAGCTTCTGATTACTTTGAAGTgttgaaacaaacaaaaataaaaaaactaaatgagAGGTTTTGTTTTTACCAAATGTCCGAACCCTAAAAGTcgcaaatttgtttttatatctgTATTGAATGACACTTTTACATAAGTTGATTCAATTCTTGATTGTTTAGTGAAGCGAACAAcagaacaaaagaagaaagtcAAAGGAATAGATTGagtattttgttaataaaaatataagcattgctgaaataaaaaaatgtaaaggtGCTTATCTCAAACAATGTTTTTCTATATATGCACAACTAAGCTTCTTCTATCTTAATGATCTGGTTTGACTGAAACCTAGCCAAAAGCCTAGAAAAACAAGTCCAGTATTAAACAAAGCGCAAAAAGTGTGTAAGGATTTGGTAACTTATGAAATAATCTTTCTGGCAAGCATGGGGAAAACATTTGCAAGTGCCATGTTACAGAGCTGCCATCATTGTCCCTCTCGCAGCATCACGCTTCAAAACTTCAGTCTTGCCACTGCCGCGGAAGTACATGTATACTTGCtgtaatataaatatcaaatcaaaCAGTCAAGCAACAAACCTCAAGTAACTTCAACGCAATACCAAGTTGGAGTAAGTCATAATATGATAAAAACCTGTATAACCCAGATGCTCAGCACTGACTCAAGACAGAAAAATCCAAACCCAATAAAGTAGAATATCTACAATTCACCAACACAGGTAAAACATCATTTCCATGTAAATGTATCATTCTGGTACGGAGACAAACTTCTTCATAAACAATTTTAGAATAGAAATGAATATCTCcacaaactaaaattaatttatgcatgAGTTAATTTGTAGAACCTCTCataatttttccaaattattattttaaatttatgcataaactaattttagtttattgagAACTtcatttaatctttttcttattttttttttcttgtagaaATATTtctgcaaaagtttgtccaaataTGTATACAAATGAAACGTACCCCAACCAATGCATTATCGCCCAACACGTCAATCGCAGCCAAAATACCCCTGTCCACATCATAAAATGTAAACATTAGTTTGAGTAGAAGTggaataagaataataaatgtATCTGTCACACTAATGATCTACAACGAGGTCATCAGAATATATCGATGATTAAGAGATAGTATATATGGATGAAACACCACACGAGAAATTAGTAAGAAGCTCGAGACGCTCAAGTCATCCTTAGTGATTTCCTTGCTTCCAGAAGATCATATCAGTAAAACACTAGTCACAGAAGAATAtcagtttcaaaatattatccCGTAGATTGAAAATTAGGACACTAACGTCAGAGATTTTCCTTTGAAGATAATTGGTGGAGCAACTGCAGCGAGAATGCAGAAGGCAATGTGAATCTGTTTGAGGGAAAGGGAAAAAATGAGCACGTAACAAAATCAGAATAGAACTAGCGAGACTAAAGAAGGAAAATACATAAAGACTTGCCATGTAAAGTAAGAAAAACCAGCCAAATTTCAGAGCACTGTCGGTCCTGTAACACAAGATGGCACACAATTATAACAGCAACAAATTGGAACAgaacaaaaaatcacaaataaacTAACAGAAATTAGAAAATAGAGTGATTTCTGTTCATGATAAACATTTGCATCAACAGACTCCACCCGCCTCCTCCATCCATCTCATCATTTCCCCTCTTCTTTTGGCGTGCACCCCTTCCAAATAAGATCAGATGAACGTATTTCTGAAAGTAAACTTTGGGTGCATGGATTCCAAAGGCTCGCATTCTTCCCCCAGACATTACCTAGGCACAAACACTGCTCTAGcagtaaaaaaattatgctcGTAGTTCAGCTATAGTTTAGCTTCATAGGTATCTTCTgcctcctttttcttttttcttttttcagtttagCCAATAGGCTCAAAAACTTCTTCAACACACATCCCTACTTTAAACTGCAGAAATTGCATTAAATATAATCGAACACTACCTCATAGCACGATAAAGAGGGCGATACCACAACACATAGGATCCTGGAACACCAGAAATACAATATATAATCGCAAGAAACCAGATGGTTGGACCTACAAGAAGAGACAAGTTGTAAATTAAGCACGACTAAACAAGATTGATGCATCAAAATCCAGTTGCAGTACAAACCTTCTCCTTTGATCCAAGCAGTAGTAACTGCCACAATATTCCATACAAGACACAGAACCAAACCTGCAGATATTATAAAGTTGAAAAAACTAAGCCTCATGAAGTAAATGCatatagataattaaaaatGCAGAAATATAACTGTAAAGCAAAAATAATGGAAGACTaccacataattaataattaataacaatagcaagtctaaaaattcaaataacaattaaatcaaatcaaaacaccACCAAGTTCAGTTCAAGAGattaaataatgacaaaataGGTGATTGCTATTGAGATTGCTGGAAAATAGGTGATCAAGGGTCCCAGATGTATAAGAATAAGTATGAGtaggaaaggaaaagaagaagggTGATGGCACTAAACAAAGAggaaatagaagaaagaaaaacaagatgACCTTGTAGTGGATGGCGGCAGTGTGTTGGCAGCATAGGGTGTCATAGGGGTAGGTTAtgtttctactttttcatttggCAACCCATCcgttttcaaagaaaaaaaaaaaagaaactggGCGGACTAATGGATTGGATCAGGTGTATATAACCCAGAATAGAAAccaaagagaagagaaaatcagGGTTTACACACCCTGAGACAGGTCGTGCTGACCAAAGGTTTCACAGAAAATCAGGGTTTAGCACAGATTGCCATGGCCGCTCTGAACCCAACAGAGGAACTGAGTGCCGTCACAGAAAACACAATCCACAGCGATGTTGTGACAGCCTATGAAAGTCTGCCCCTGAAATCTGCCATGGCCATTTTTCAATAACACTGATCCTAatgaaataacaaacaaattatgAAACCTGTGGAAACCACTCAAGAGATTatctaaaataaactaaaatatcatAATGCTATACATTTCAAGTGAAATGGTGGAGGGACACTTTCGAGGTTTTATAGGTTGAACAGAGGAAGATAGAAGAATACATCTCCccactaaaagaaaaagatagaaatgaAACGTTAGTGGAAAGAgtctttaattttgttgtgaATCATTGGAACAAATTATTAACcgagttaaaaaagaaaaattaactgaataaaaagaaacaaaatatacacacaagACAATAGTATTTTGAGCAGACAAAATCAACTAAAGTGAAACTCCTTTCAGGATGAAATATGTATGAATTGCAAACCATACTGATCTCTTGAAATGTCTGTCAGTGCGGAAGACAAGAATGCTtaacaatttcaataattttcatttagcAACTGATGCAATTGATTGCATTAGCTATATGCCAATGCCTATTTTACCTACAACTGAGTTACATGTCATCAAGTGAGTAGCTATATGACTTCACACATTCTAGAAGACAGTTCTGGAATTCAACATACCCAACCATGTAGAAAATGCAATGTATTGGGTCCTTTGAAGATGTATTGGTATTTCCTTTCCAATGTCATGATGAATGATGGGGAAAAAAGGTGGCCAATTTTTCTCCTCTATAACTATTCCAGctgcaaattaaaaaagaagttaaaacaGCAAAATATAGGCATCACTCTGACCGATTTCAATAAGAGTAGATGAACCAAAGTACCTCGTGCTATGGCATCTTCCCTTCGTTTTAGTTCCTACAGAGCATTACAAGAGAATCAATCTTTAGACTACAGCAAAAACTATTATAGCATAATGGCCAAGTCAAATTCATAACAAGGTTAGTTAATGTACTGAACAAGATTCTCAACAGAAGGTTGACCAACATTCAAAATGCTAACACTAAGACTAAGAAAAAATGGCCACTGATAACATAATTGAACTAAGTTGCTCTTCCTACCAATTAAGTCCCTGATGCTAACTAAGAGTCTATAGattcatcataatttttttgcATGTATGTAATATTGAATCTGAGAAACCAAGTTTCtaactcaagtaagttgtgtacTTGGTTTTAAAGACATCAGATGAGATAACAAAATGAATCACCTGTTCCCTTCTTTTCAAGTCAGCTTCTCTAGCTTGAAGTTCCTTCTCCTTTGCTTTGGTGTCCTAAAGTTAGGAAGTGCAAATTAAACCTTTGGTCAACAACAACATTGGGGAACATAGTTTTgctatatatttcaaaattttcataatcaCCCTACCTTGGAGTTTTCAAGGGGGATGTCAATATTTGCCCCACGATCATAAGGCTCTGGAGGAAGGGGTGAGAGCTTTGAGTTTGCAGAGGGAACACTTCCAGAATTCTGCAAATTCAGAAAAAGAATGTACTAAGTTAATACAAAAACCTTTTTTCCTATTCCTTTTACATATTATGCTTAAAAGGAAACagaatttttagaaaatgaacCCCAAAGAGACAGTAGGAATAAAAAGGACAAAATAATCCTGTTGACAAATTATCAGAAAAGAACATCATATAATAGTATTGCATCAATCTACATTAAGTGACCCCCcaaaatggaaaaggaaaagaaacagACAAAATACCAAAAATGACAACCGTAATATAATAGCAGTGTACTACCACAAACTGGTTCCTAAATTTCATGACaacaaaaaacataataacatattCTATTAGTAAGTCCGTCCAAAATTTAACACTTGACTATTTGGTTGTAGACTTGTATGACCTACTTACTTTGCAATCAAAACAGGGAAAAAGCCTAGGTCAACCAAGAGCACTTTAAGATACCTTCCAAGGAAACTGGGTAAAATTTGCTTCTTGACCCCTAATGCAAACTTTATATGGAACAAATTCTTTTAAGTATCCACCTCAATAAAATCATCACTCAATAACTGTTAGGTTATAATGTATGCAGAATAAAAGGAAACATATAAAACACCAGAAGACCAATGGCAAGAACATTTCTTTACAGGGTTGCAATATAACGTTCAGAGGAAACGGTTTAGggttccaaccttgaggacaaggttgttttgtaGTAGAGTGTAATGTTAGGATATAATGTGTgcagaataaaaggaaatagaTTAGGAATTAGTTGTTAGTTGGTTATTTGGTTAGGGGGACCTTTATAAGAAGGAAGGGAGGTCTTGTGTCAGGGTACTTTTGGATAACtttgtagattgagctttgaCTCTTTGTGAAGGGGAAACCCTTGGAGGAGGGAGTGCTCTCctattcttgtattctttgGTTACAATAATAATACAGTTTTGTTTCCAGTAATCTGGTGAGTGAGTGTTTGCTGTTTTGAGTGATAGTTAGACTTCTTGACTAAAGAAGCCTAACAACTACTACATTAAATAAGCATTAGGCTACAGAGAGTGACCTGAGAAGATGTCTTTTGACTTCTCTGCTACCCAAAATGTATCTGGTGATCCTAACAGAAGAAATAGGGCCATTGTGGTTATCCACAAACTCTTGGTATTTCATAGTCCTCATCATAGgctataaaaaaattagcaaaTCTCAATTCAAATCAAAGAAATTCCATAGTTATCACACTTCCCTTCCAAGTTAGTAAACCCTGTCCTCAATTCCACTTTATTGCTGATGACTGAACATGACTCTTGAGCCTCCTGACTATCTTCTAATGCCCCCATCCAGTGGACTCTTATACCTTTCATACTATTGATACACCCATTCGTCACAAAAAACGAAAACCCGTTCCTAAGGTATAAGGTGGGAgaatattcaatataagttaattagagtaaataaatatagtataagttaattagagtaaataaatatatattccagagaaatattcattataagatatttataattaaggatatatgCTAGGATAATATAAGggaagatatttatattaaatatagggatatttatattaaatgcagATATGTTCtaggaaaatatttagtaaaagaTGGAcgggaaataattagtataaataaaattagagtcTAGGGTTAAGGGTATGTTTttgattattgagttttgtGACAGACATTATTGTCTTGTGagagaggttatgctcccaaatAATTGATGGAagttatgctcccaattattgtttacttttgtttattcagATATTActatcaataaaagatattcattCGTTCAATTCCATTATGTCATTATTCTTTTGGTTTATTGTGAGCATTGAGAGTTCATAAACGTAACACCCATCCTTAAATCTAGAACCTTCATCCACAAATCATCACTTTCATGCAAAGAGGTGAATATCTCCATGCCCTTTCACCATGAAGTTTAACACTAAGATCCCAAAATTTTCACATCCTAGTTTCCCAATTAAATTGAAGAGTCATCTTAACAGAAAGCTAACCAAGTGAGGCTGAATATTGATTTCCCTCTCTCGCACGAAATTAGTTCCTATCATCATACCCCATAAAAACCTCCATAGAAACAGAGTTGCCATTACTGTATAACTTTACAACCTATTGCACAGAAATGTCTTCAAATCCCATTTTTTAGCAATAATACCATTCTTTTAAGTGAGAAATCATAAACACTTGAAAACATTGTACATTATGAAAGATCCTTATCACTGAATTCTTTAATTCTTTCCAACTTTTTAGTATTCTACAACATGTAATCATCTCTTCAGTAACTCAACGGTGCACATCATTAATTGCCAACATGTgccaataatataataaaaacaacaaactaCAAGTATAACACAAAGTGCACCAAACTACCAATTGGTCCTTCCTGACCCATCAAGTATAAATAAATCTAGATTAGTTACAATGGGGAAAATACTAAAGATAGCAAACAATGTGCCATTACTAACAAAAACTACAATCTCAGAGAACTAATACAAACCCATTTCATCCAGAGTAACATTACAAGAGTGCCAAACTACCAATTGATCCCTCCCGACCCATCAAGTATATATAAATCTCTAGATTAATTACAAAGGGGGGAAATAGTACAGAAACCAAAGcttcaaaataagaatttctagATAGTAAGACCAGTGACAGTATCACCCTTGCACTGTTGCACAATTATAATACAGAGGATACATATCAAAAGTCAACATtgattcatttatttgtttaaatattatttcataaaatagtGTATAAATGCATCAATCACGTTTACAAGAAAAGGCAAACTTACAGTGGTATAAAATGCTCCTCCACCATAACTTGACCCTTTTTCTTTAGCCTGTCCATCCTATTATCaataatgaaaaggaaaaatgtttcagttctaaaattaataatcaaataagCAAGATTACAAGAACTCAGCATATGAGGTGGCACTTCTGCAATTTCAAACCAACAAAAGCAACAATCACGGCATAGTTAGAAGAACATGTTTCATTTAATAATCACTAAACAAATAATCAGTAATtcaataatatagaaaaaaattatgagaagtCGGTCTCTAGTTAAGTCAATGAGGAACTCTCTGCCTTCCAAAGGAAATGACTGATAAATACTTATTAACAGCATGTTTCCTCCCAAGAAGACAGAATCAGCCCAAACGTGAGTTTAGCCTTTCTGGATATCAAGAGATTTAAATATCCTTTATCTTGTGCTTGGGAGAACTACTAGTGTAATTGgtaaaatgctttttttttcttagttagATTCATGACTTTCTCAAATTAAGCTGTGAGGGCAAGCCTTGACGCAGCAGTAAAGTGGCCCTCTGTAACTAGTCAATCACGTTTGAACCCGAAAATAGCATTTTTTTCCCTAGGCTAGGGAAAAAACGGCGTACAATGACTCTTCCACATCTTCCTCAAGCGAAGAGTCTTCAAAGCATCAGGGTACGCTAATTTTTTTAGCACGAATTTTCCTTTTATACAAATCAAGCTGTTGACCGGATATACTTGGTTTCTTCTGACCGAAAAGATATGTaacaacatataaataaatacatttcaaaactattttttatttagaaagatAACACTaaagttcaaataaaaaacaattgataGATTTTTCCACGGAGAAGACACCACCAGGAAGGAAAAACGATAGAGTTTCACATAAGCAAACATATTTACaaatcaattacattatttaGCGGCCAAAAATTAATCCCGACAGAACCACTGTTTACGATAGTTCGATCTCTCAAATCCCCAAACCAAACAAATTTAACAGCATTCCAAAAGAGAATtgatagattttaaaataaaattcaagtcGTTCAGCCTAAGACAGGTCCGTCAACCAGATCGTAAAATTGAAACGAAAAccgttaaaattaaaaataattaaaaatcacgATCCGCATGCTTCGAAAAACTAAGATCTTATCAACTCAACCCTTGCTCTCTCTCACTGGATATCTCCGCAGTTCAGTTATTAGTAATAACACATCCGAAAATTCCCGAACGATTCAAAAGGCGTTCGTTCAATCGAGGAACGATCTGGAGCCACGAAACGGATCTAGGTATAGCGAAGAGCGACTTCGAAGAATGAATTAGGCAGTGGAAAATCGAATGAAAGGAGGTTAGGTTAAATGAATACTAACCGCGAAGGGATTAACCTCGACCTCTTCTTGGTCGAAGGGATTGGGATCGTAGCGACTCATGAATCggagtgaaagagagaaatggATGCGTTTGTTGGTGCAATGTGCGTGACAGAGTAAGAGAGTGACAGATAGAGAAGAAAGCCTTGTAATCTACGGCTTCCTCTCTTTCCGATTCTGTTTGTTTATGACAAACTCCACAAACGAAAAATCTGCATGCGTTCTTATATATCTTCTTCTTCAacacctttttattttatttttttggtacaAAACTTTACTTTAATATTCTTTTCAGGGAATTCGTTATTTTATTCTTACGAATAGGGTATTTAGAAACACCTTtgtcttttatttccttttaaaataagttttaattttttttattaaaaataagctTTTATTAAAACTTGTGGTTATGTTGTGTCATTATTATAAGGTaatgtaagaataaaattcGGGATAAAAAACTGTAGCGTTTCTTAAACTTTACTTTGTTGTTGGCACATATACgttgaactttaatttatttaattaagttatacattttttaaattaacattttatactttaattaacttttaaatttatcttaaatgaacatttttttcacatacttctttttattagtttaaagtCTATTTCAccttaaaattaagataaaaaaactaacaaaaagtCATAACTTATTCAtcttaaatgttaattatttataatcatttttcttacatttcattctttcatataattaataaaatattaatttaaaaaaaaaactacatgaaacaaaatagtaaatattttttaatcttaactttattatgatttaatgtTTGGAAGAcggttataaaattaaataaaatcaatgaatgattgagaattattatttttttggtagTTTAATCTTAATCTGTTACaggatattatttataaaaagagtAAATTTAAGGATTAATTAGATGGAATTAAAAGTTAGGTGTGCATAtgtaaatttaagaattaattgaCACAAAATGTAAggtatttatttgtaaaattgacaAGGTTTAAGAATTAATTGGATGAACCAGAGGATTGAATATGTTTGTCTCGAATTTATACTAGATTGTAAGAATTTGTTTTAAACTGGACATAATAAGTACATAAAACTATTTTcaaggtaaaaaaaaagttaagaatgattcaaaaataaaaataattatgtgtaTTAGTATATGCTAATATATTGTTAgtgcaaataatattttaaggttGAACAATAACTAGTCCTATAATTTTCATTCATGagttttggttttaaaaatcAGTTCTAATAGTCTTAATTTAAAATCCTTCATTATTACTTTTAGTTTGAATACTATTGAGAGTAGatagatgtattaaaataatgagactaatcactttttgttaaaataagctaacagtataaataaaaatttaaaacactcAGTTTACTATCTAAACACTTTCTATctctctaaaatattattttctactcttcctcttccttctctctaaaatttctCATCGGTGGCTTAATTGTTCGACGATCATGAGGCACTTGAGTGATCCTAGCATCAAGAGTTTTTGGTTCCACCGATTGGTTTTGTGTTTAGAACTggtaaatttcattttcttttattcttgtgaaattataaaactttttggCACATGCAAGCCATGTTTCTGTTTACATGTGTTCATCGGTTTTCTATCTTCATTCTTGACTTCATTCTTGGTCCTTTGGTTGGTCTCTTTTCACCGATCGTTGAGTTATAGGTGTTCTTAGGATTTTTGGAGGTGTAAGCAAATTTTTGAAGTTTGTAGAGTTGTTCGGTTaagaggtaagggaaactagttaatttaattgtgatttcCTGTATATGAAATTACTGTTTGGATGGTTGCATGTGTGTAACTTGAATGTTTGATTGAATTGTGTTAAAATTGTAAATGTTGGAACCTGTGAACTAGTTGGGGTTTCTCTGCATAAGTGTTCGGCCTGTTCTAGTTTTGAGAAAGTGGATAGGTGAAAATGAGAGTTTGGAGTTGGGAGGGAAATTGGTTGGTGGGGAGAGTCT comes from the Vigna radiata var. radiata cultivar VC1973A chromosome 2, Vradiata_ver6, whole genome shotgun sequence genome and includes:
- the LOC106756326 gene encoding secretory carrier-associated membrane protein 1, which codes for MSRYDPNPFDQEEVEVNPFADGQAKEKGSSYGGGAFYTTNSGSVPSANSKLSPLPPEPYDRGANIDIPLENSKDTKAKEKELQAREADLKRREQELKRREDAIARAGIVIEEKNWPPFFPIIHHDIGKEIPIHLQRTQYIAFSTWLGLVLCLVWNIVAVTTAWIKGEGPTIWFLAIIYCISGVPGSYVLWYRPLYRAMRTDSALKFGWFFLLYMIHIAFCILAAVAPPIIFKGKSLTGILAAIDVLGDNALVGIFYFIGFGFFCLESVLSIWVIQQVYMYFRGSGKTEVLKRDAARGTMMAAL